One window from the genome of Tachysurus vachellii isolate PV-2020 chromosome 5, HZAU_Pvac_v1, whole genome shotgun sequence encodes:
- the LOC132846071 gene encoding ring-infected erythrocyte surface antigen-like, with product MASCPETQGKKVRQSFLSEKKEVTSCTAARSRLEDKQMPQPEVEWRFLFLSVGTDESVQDESQSNKEYPRLESPSPKETEDELNVFNVGLRVPGKHTVQKIVQENIQGNIQSIGQENIQGNIQSNVLEGVQRNIQFNVQQKIQRDIQGNIQRIVQENIKGNIQSIGQENIEGNIQSIGQENINGKIQSIGQENIQGNIHSIGQENIQENIQENIQRIVQENIQGNIKGSILSNVLESVKRNIQSIVQEKIQKNIQGIIQRNVQIVSRSIERVKKKHTFIYDSQDLGVQKYSHPYIKIKAPTHEFGFKDIPQLIQRQ from the exons gaagtgacatcgtGCACCGCCGCCAGGAGCAGGCTGGAGGATAAACAGATGCCGCAGCCCGAGGTGGAGTGGAGATTTCTTTTCTTGTCCGTCGGGACGGATGAAAGCGTGCAGGACGAGAGCCAAAGCAATAAAGAGTATCCTCGCCTGGAGTCGCCTTCACCCAAA GAGACCGAGGACGAATtgaatgtgtttaatgtagGGCTCAGGGTTCCAG ggaaacatacagtacagaaaatTGTCCAGGAGAACATCCAGGGTAACATACAGAGTATTGGACAGGAGAACATCCAGGGAAACATCCAGTCTAATGTCCTGGAGGGTGTACAGAGGAACATCCAGTTTAATGTCCAGCAAAAGATCCAGAGGGACATCCAGGGAAACATACAGAGAATTGTCCAGGAGAACATCAAGGGGAACATCCAGAGTATTGGCCAGGAAAACATAGAGGGGAACATCCAGAGTATTGGCCAGGAGAACATAAATGGAAAAATCCAGAGTATTGGCCAGGAGAACATCCAAGGGAACATCCATAGTATTGGCCAGGAGAACATTCAGGAGAACATTCAGGAAAACATACAGAGAATTGTCCAGGAGAACATCCAGGGGAACATTAAGGGAAGCATCCTGTCTAATGTCCTGGAGAGTGTCAAGAGGAACATCCAGAGTATTGTCCAGGAGAAGATCCAGAAGAACATCCAGGGAATCATACAGAGAAACGTCCAAATTGTGTCCAGAAGTATcgagagagtgaaaaaaaaacacaccttcatTTATGATTCCCAGGACTTGGGagtgcaaaagtattcacaccctTACATCAAAATAAAGGCGCCAACACATGAGTTTGGATTTAAAGACATTCCTCAACTAATACAAAGGCAATAA